A part of Variovorax sp. HW608 genomic DNA contains:
- a CDS encoding (2Fe-2S)-binding protein yields MPSSLVTVEIKVNGVIQLRSIEPRTTLVDFLRDHLGLTGTHVGCEHGICGACSVLLDGEPVRSCCMFAVQADGLSVTTVEGLAPQRGCLSKIQDAFCETHAMQCGYCTPGMLVACHALVERTPQPDEAQIRDAIGGNLCRCTGYQQIVDAVKLATSPGYQVKDARGNGTEASHG; encoded by the coding sequence ATGCCGTCCTCCCTGGTCACGGTTGAAATCAAGGTCAACGGAGTGATCCAGCTGCGCTCCATCGAGCCGCGCACCACGCTGGTGGACTTCCTGCGCGACCATCTTGGCCTCACCGGAACCCACGTCGGTTGCGAGCATGGCATCTGCGGTGCTTGTTCCGTCTTGCTCGACGGCGAGCCCGTGCGTTCCTGCTGCATGTTTGCCGTGCAGGCCGACGGCTTGTCGGTGACCACCGTCGAAGGCCTGGCGCCGCAGCGCGGGTGCCTGTCCAAGATCCAGGACGCCTTCTGCGAGACCCACGCGATGCAGTGCGGCTACTGCACGCCCGGAATGCTGGTCGCCTGCCATGCGTTGGTGGAGCGCACACCGCAGCCCGATGAGGCGCAGATCCGCGACGCGATCGGCGGCAACCTGTGCCGTTGCACCGGCTATCAACAGATCGTCGACGCGGTGAAGTTGGCCACATCGCCCGGCTACCAGGTCAAGGATGCTCGAGGCAATGGCACGGAGGCTTCGCATGGCTGA
- a CDS encoding xanthine dehydrogenase family protein molybdopterin-binding subunit translates to MADPKHPAYQAFKYIGRHRRAVEHRRFVTGNGHYAADVVPPGLLHVAIVASPYASARILSIDASVAMAMPGVHAVLTGEELNDAIDPMLPGVDAPKVARYPLARGVVRYAGEWVVAVVAESRALAEDAAEMVGVEYTQTPHVVDPEAAMSPDAPKVHPAHGGNIIWQRKFTWGRVDEHFAAAEHQLSYRVRWARSSTVPIETFVATCSWNDATQILDVWASIQMPKYPDLLAKCLRLPGNGVRVHYDVDVGGSYGVKRGLKHTILVGFLARKLGRPVRFLEDRLENMRGGDMQGPDRIFDVTLAFDSDGTIQSMRMRAIDDIGAYSGRSPLQLGKPVGAIVGPYKIASVEYDAYSVMTNKTPQEAVRGFGQAPTNYAIETGIDRVARHLGMDRVELRRKNLIQKDSFPYLIPSGTYYDSGDYETVMDKALAAAPYDELVRQREALRAKGLLAGIGVSTCLEPSGGNSAFEPLFNPKNETTTWMDSCLIRIDLSGAVTALMGTSTSGQAHETLVSTVVGEVLQREPDSIRVLHADSLNSLPSNSPVGSRMAIMLGGAAAGAAKILKDKLLAIAAHNLQAPKGALSYEDGNVFLKDDPARRMRWDALVEIAHRKYHCLPEGMEPGLQEKFCWEVPTGGKMPTEDGRVQMYPCHSFESHVVLASIDPQTGKTHLHRYAVGHDCGVMISPDVVHGMTYGGVAHGLGAALLEKFAFSEEGQLLSGTFMDYLLPSAEEVPSITIVDHCTPSPLTAFGQKGSGEAGYLGGPAVIASAINDALDPVGANINELPMTPQAVWRALRAAGVKESQ, encoded by the coding sequence ATGGCTGATCCGAAGCACCCCGCCTACCAGGCCTTCAAGTACATCGGCCGACACCGCCGGGCCGTCGAGCACCGGCGCTTCGTGACGGGCAACGGCCACTATGCGGCCGATGTTGTCCCGCCGGGACTGCTTCATGTGGCCATCGTGGCCAGTCCGTATGCGAGCGCCCGGATTCTCTCGATCGATGCTTCGGTGGCGATGGCGATGCCGGGCGTGCACGCAGTGCTGACCGGCGAGGAGCTCAACGACGCCATCGACCCGATGCTGCCGGGCGTCGATGCGCCCAAGGTCGCGCGCTACCCGTTGGCGCGCGGCGTTGTTCGCTATGCCGGCGAATGGGTGGTGGCCGTTGTCGCGGAGTCTCGCGCGCTGGCGGAGGATGCCGCGGAGATGGTCGGCGTCGAGTACACGCAGACGCCGCACGTGGTCGATCCCGAAGCTGCCATGTCTCCAGATGCGCCCAAGGTGCACCCGGCACATGGCGGCAACATCATCTGGCAGCGCAAGTTCACCTGGGGCAGAGTCGACGAGCACTTCGCTGCCGCCGAACACCAGTTGAGCTACCGGGTGCGATGGGCACGCAGCTCCACCGTGCCGATCGAGACCTTTGTCGCGACCTGCAGCTGGAACGACGCCACGCAGATCCTGGATGTCTGGGCCTCGATCCAGATGCCCAAGTATCCGGACCTGCTGGCCAAATGCCTGCGCCTGCCGGGCAATGGCGTTCGCGTGCACTACGACGTCGATGTGGGCGGAAGCTACGGCGTCAAGCGGGGTCTCAAGCACACGATCCTGGTGGGCTTCCTGGCCCGCAAGCTGGGCCGTCCGGTGCGCTTCCTGGAAGACCGCCTGGAGAACATGCGTGGCGGCGACATGCAGGGGCCGGATCGCATCTTCGACGTCACGCTCGCATTCGACAGCGACGGAACGATCCAGTCGATGCGCATGCGCGCGATCGATGACATCGGCGCGTACTCGGGACGCTCCCCGCTGCAGCTTGGCAAGCCGGTGGGCGCGATCGTGGGGCCATACAAGATCGCCAGCGTCGAGTACGACGCCTATTCGGTGATGACGAACAAGACGCCCCAGGAAGCAGTGCGCGGCTTCGGTCAGGCGCCGACCAACTACGCCATCGAAACGGGGATCGACAGGGTCGCGCGCCATCTCGGGATGGACCGCGTGGAACTGCGACGCAAAAACCTCATCCAGAAGGATTCCTTCCCCTACCTGATCCCGAGCGGCACGTACTACGACTCGGGCGACTACGAAACAGTAATGGACAAGGCGCTCGCTGCGGCGCCGTATGACGAGTTGGTCAGGCAACGCGAGGCACTGCGGGCCAAAGGCTTGTTGGCCGGGATCGGCGTCTCCACCTGCCTGGAACCTTCGGGCGGCAACTCGGCCTTCGAGCCTCTGTTCAATCCGAAGAACGAAACCACGACCTGGATGGATTCGTGCCTCATCCGCATCGACCTCAGCGGTGCGGTGACTGCGTTGATGGGCACATCCACCTCCGGGCAGGCGCACGAGACGCTGGTGTCGACGGTGGTCGGCGAGGTGCTGCAGCGTGAACCCGACAGCATCCGTGTGCTGCACGCGGACTCGCTCAACTCGCTTCCCTCGAACAGCCCGGTGGGCAGTCGAATGGCCATCATGCTTGGGGGCGCAGCCGCCGGGGCCGCAAAGATTCTCAAGGACAAGCTGCTCGCCATCGCGGCCCACAACCTGCAGGCACCGAAGGGAGCATTGAGCTACGAGGATGGCAACGTCTTTCTCAAGGACGATCCTGCTCGCAGGATGCGCTGGGATGCACTGGTCGAGATCGCCCACCGCAAGTACCACTGCTTGCCCGAGGGCATGGAGCCCGGCCTGCAGGAGAAGTTCTGCTGGGAAGTACCCACGGGCGGAAAGATGCCAACCGAAGACGGGCGGGTGCAGATGTACCCCTGCCATTCCTTCGAATCCCACGTGGTGCTCGCGAGCATCGACCCCCAGACGGGCAAGACGCACCTGCATCGATACGCGGTCGGCCACGACTGCGGCGTCATGATCAGCCCCGACGTGGTCCATGGCATGACCTATGGCGGCGTCGCCCATGGCCTGGGCGCCGCACTGCTGGAGAAGTTCGCCTTCTCCGAAGAAGGGCAGTTGCTGTCGGGCACCTTCATGGACTATCTCCTGCCGAGTGCGGAAGAGGTGCCGTCAATCACCATCGTCGACCACTGCACGCCATCACCGCTGACAGCCTTCGGCCAGAAGGGCTCGGGGGAGGCCGGGTACCTCGGCGGCCCAGCCGTGATCGCCAGCGCGATCAATGACGCACTCGACCCAGTGGGCGCAAACATCAATGAACTTCCCATGACACCACAAGCCGTATGGCGCGCGCTGCGCGCGGCGGGGGTGAAAGAATCCCAATGA
- a CDS encoding alpha/beta fold hydrolase, which produces MNSTDIHRRRVRAHHGEVAVRLQGNPENPAVVMTHSILSSASMWGEQAALLAAQGWYVVRIDTTGHGDSPTPTVEAVTMDGLASDTVAVMDALGIARAHYVGLSLGGMSGFGLGIHHGARILSLVLCDARADAPPAVAAPWDERIALAERHGTCEPLAAPTIERWFGKEFVTANRKIAERFQGIAATTSVKGFVACARAIQGLEYLADAAGIATPVTLIVGSNDGVLPDAMRDLQQRIAGSALETIPNAGHLPNVDQPAAFNAALLRHFEQVRK; this is translated from the coding sequence ATGAACAGCACCGACATCCATCGGCGCCGCGTGCGCGCCCACCACGGGGAGGTGGCCGTCCGCCTGCAGGGCAACCCGGAGAACCCGGCAGTCGTCATGACCCACTCCATTCTTTCGTCCGCTTCCATGTGGGGTGAACAGGCTGCGCTGCTTGCCGCTCAAGGGTGGTACGTGGTGCGTATCGATACCACCGGACACGGCGATTCGCCCACACCGACGGTGGAAGCAGTCACGATGGACGGCCTCGCATCGGACACCGTCGCGGTGATGGATGCGCTGGGCATCGCTCGGGCGCACTATGTTGGACTTTCCCTCGGCGGAATGAGTGGCTTCGGGCTGGGCATCCATCACGGCGCGCGAATCCTGAGCCTCGTGCTGTGCGATGCGCGGGCTGATGCGCCACCGGCGGTGGCCGCGCCCTGGGACGAACGCATCGCCCTTGCCGAGCGGCACGGGACCTGCGAGCCGCTTGCCGCGCCGACGATTGAGCGCTGGTTCGGCAAGGAATTCGTGACAGCGAACCGCAAGATCGCTGAGCGCTTTCAGGGCATCGCTGCGACCACCTCAGTCAAGGGATTCGTCGCTTGCGCCCGAGCGATTCAGGGTCTCGAGTACCTCGCGGACGCGGCAGGCATTGCGACGCCCGTGACCCTGATCGTCGGCTCGAACGATGGTGTGCTGCCCGATGCCATGCGGGACCTGCAGCAGCGCATTGCCGGCTCAGCGCTCGAGACGATCCCCAACGCTGGACATCTTCCCAATGTCGACCAGCCCGCTGCATTCAACGCAGCGCTGCTACGGCACTTTGAGCAGGTCCGCAAGTAA
- a CDS encoding enoyl-CoA hydratase/isomerase family protein → MHPHLIIEQQDRLLSVTLNRTEDNGVSDSMASALSQLLAKAHETADAVLLRSAGPDFCTGRIRDAGTTPPASEAYTRRDEYDGIFGSYQAMRGAKVPIIGVIKGRCMGFGTAIASLCDVSFASDTATFNIPEIGHNVMPTMVMSAVYDRMNRNAILWMAYSTDFIDAQRALAYGLVSQVVPDATLDAEVARFVDVLLSRPRPAILGLKEYLRVAPRMDEQGAIDYARSLHSMVNTAAAMKKNAH, encoded by the coding sequence ATGCATCCGCATCTGATCATCGAGCAGCAGGACCGCCTTCTGTCTGTGACCCTCAACCGCACCGAAGACAACGGCGTCTCGGACAGTATGGCCTCGGCACTGTCTCAATTGCTGGCAAAAGCACATGAGACCGCGGATGCCGTCCTGCTTCGCAGCGCCGGCCCGGACTTCTGCACTGGCCGCATCCGCGATGCGGGCACCACGCCACCCGCTTCCGAGGCCTACACCCGTCGCGACGAGTACGACGGGATCTTCGGCAGCTACCAGGCCATGCGGGGCGCGAAGGTACCGATCATCGGCGTCATCAAAGGCCGCTGCATGGGCTTCGGCACCGCCATCGCTTCCCTTTGCGATGTCAGTTTCGCCAGCGATACCGCCACCTTCAACATTCCCGAGATCGGTCACAACGTCATGCCGACGATGGTGATGTCGGCGGTGTACGACCGCATGAACCGGAACGCAATCCTATGGATGGCGTACTCCACCGACTTCATCGACGCGCAGCGGGCACTGGCCTATGGACTCGTGAGCCAGGTGGTCCCGGACGCGACGCTGGACGCGGAGGTGGCTCGCTTCGTAGACGTGCTGCTGTCTCGCCCGCGTCCCGCGATCCTGGGCCTGAAGGAGTACCTGCGCGTTGCGCCTCGCATGGACGAGCAGGGCGCCATCGACTACGCACGCAGTCTGCACTCCATGGTCAACACGGCCGCCGCCATGAAGAAGAACGCGCATTGA
- a CDS encoding SRPBCC family protein has translation MDITGTQTIAAPRQRVWDALNDPDILKRSLPGCESVERASDEEFKVIMSAAIGPLRARFKGLLKMSDVQAPESCTMVFEGQGGAVGFGRGNSSVKLTESNGQTELTYVANAQVGGKLAQVGSRLIDSVARKMADDFFKAFNAQLAGVPAAAKNAVAAPVAAIVKEHATQPVGASVEQPIAHAAAGAPFVPTTAVVAATQPDASTPMVVMVPGWWLAVSAVIGSIATLAGALLAR, from the coding sequence ATGGATATCACCGGAACCCAAACCATCGCAGCTCCGCGCCAGCGCGTCTGGGATGCGCTGAACGATCCTGACATTCTCAAAAGGAGCCTGCCCGGCTGTGAATCGGTCGAGCGTGCTTCCGACGAGGAATTCAAGGTGATCATGTCTGCGGCGATCGGCCCCCTGCGCGCACGCTTCAAGGGCCTGCTCAAGATGTCCGATGTTCAGGCGCCGGAATCCTGCACGATGGTCTTCGAGGGCCAGGGTGGCGCTGTCGGCTTCGGAAGGGGAAATTCCTCCGTCAAGCTGACTGAATCGAATGGGCAGACCGAACTCACCTATGTCGCCAACGCGCAGGTCGGAGGAAAGCTCGCACAGGTCGGATCCCGGCTTATCGACAGCGTCGCTCGCAAGATGGCCGATGACTTCTTCAAGGCATTCAATGCGCAGTTGGCCGGCGTGCCAGCTGCGGCGAAGAACGCTGTCGCCGCACCGGTGGCGGCGATAGTGAAGGAGCATGCCACCCAGCCGGTTGGCGCTTCCGTAGAGCAGCCGATAGCGCACGCAGCGGCAGGCGCTCCCTTCGTCCCCACGACGGCAGTTGTCGCTGCAACGCAACCCGATGCAAGCACCCCCATGGTGGTCATGGTCCCTGGTTGGTGGCTGGCCGTTTCCGCCGTCATTGGCTCGATTGCCACCCTGGCCGGCGCGCTGCTCGCACGCTGA